Proteins encoded in a region of the Tripterygium wilfordii isolate XIE 37 chromosome 21, ASM1340144v1, whole genome shotgun sequence genome:
- the LOC119989914 gene encoding protein SCAR1-like isoform X3, whose amino-acid sequence MPLVRLELKNEYGLGQPELYTEASKEDPKAILDGVAVAGLVGILRQLGDVAEFAADIFHDLQEQVMSTASRSHKLMVRVKHIEAALPPLEKAVLAQTSHIHFAYTAGTEWHPHIRNETNHFVSNDLPRFIMDSYEEGRDLPRLQQLDKFDTSGPGSCLRRYSDPTFFRRVSGESIEANARKVQRDKKARKSKKRRSLPRNRDVSQGASVSSYSDSRRQFTSPVNTRASPSQTASTVDMSLKSDIGDHSNSFDSRIGSGHIECVFHASSPLQSEEQESREFYSRLEQHDDTINFVFPDEPKRVANDSYLRSSSPEQIAPTSSCVAWDEKAETMQPQGQYYDGDEILETYPTNSDLAALDTCTANHGNNLPMDIQFDNDNTLKSFSGRNELDEVESEPDTFLDALNNIESESENDMDCQTKQENEQCGSSSFNEGRIAVMHNASTDKLDLHPSEHESLSEPDINSKEHGSVSELDINPKECPSEHESFSSPDITLKEHPSEHGSFIEPDIISKERPFQQESRSAPDITLKEHIPCESPCLVSLQRLGYEETPQICEDSSDLPCSPGFKFSAGTNVVENLKVESIASDPSSSNSRISSLEEPPGAKIIINSFELGQSHAKPFGVPSLKLWTNGGLLGLEPSKPPDFSSYSASLDSMIGNKDETISSLPNGFHQMGRRGIMDKDPQITRNVADFKSSKSCDIDQENGIPMGKTSLTSPVVDSDSKVEKYGGSQHSDSHSQCDATRVVEPMTVDPDVVATSTEASQEIDENPARMLGLGHRLLLNDFHRKVSLVHDGKPDVVSHQKAGKFDKRSGHNKEVYQPTPDTTFKQQAGRKSPVDLLTSSPPLEHMKISYHPVDGFETSKLKLKFPDTSRCSESIRDMFPSFQLVPEPSTAVCDIGSDSDDDTFCRSSPCLSDGGCSYHSQSDYEQWEYGETPQNKDHKLYDALGRISSVESVSSSLQLWEIADNGNHFAIEEVKNLSTKNGAKPSFSGPSLAMASTGSMSPILQRETMNNPDLNNLQESKCPRESTPLPPPLPPAQWWVLKPNSDMKEENSHTLSEADEPAFDQKPFGSTNSHKPKVAPVTEKQIIEEAISFNSKSLQDQGKFWQKGANQAVLGKGIDEKEDFLEQIRTKSFNLRRTVPVQPAATSVPTANVKVTAILEKANAIRQAVGSDDDTWSDT is encoded by the exons ATGCCGCTGGTGAGGCTAGAGCTGAAGAATGAGTACGGGCTGGGCCAGCCTGAGCTGTATACAGAGGCCAGCAAAGAAGATCCGAAAGCAATCCTCGACGGCGTCGCCGTTGCTGGCCTGGTAGGGATCTTGCGTCAGTTAGGCGATGTTGCGGA ATTTGCAGCAGACATTTTTCATGACTTACAGGAGCAAGTCATGAGCACAGCATCTAGAAGTCATAAATTAATGGTTCGTGTAAAACATATTGAAGCTGCACTTCCACCTCTTGAGAAGGCTGTACTCGCCCAAACAAGCCACATTCATTTTGCATACACTGCTG GTACAGAGTGGCATCCTCACATTCGAAATGAAACAAATCATTTCGTATCCAATGACTTGCCGAGATTTATCATGGATTCCTATGAGGAGGGCCGTGATCTTCCACGACTGCAGCAGCTTGACAA ATTTGATACCAGTGGTCCGGGATCTTGTTTACGAAGATATTCAGATCCAACCTTTTTTAGAAGAGTATCAGGTGAATCTATTGAAGCCAATGCAAGGAAAGTCCAAAGAGATAAGAAAGCTCGTAAAAGCAAG AAGAGAAGATCATTGCCTAGGAATCGAGACGTATCTCAAGGTGCATCAGTATCCAGTTATAGCGACAG CAGGAGGCAGTTTACTTCTCCAGTTAATACACGAGCCTCTCCTTCTCAGACAGCTTCCACAGTTGATATGAGCTTAAAATCTGACATCGGTGATCActcaaattcttttgattcaaGAATTGGATCAGGCCATATTGAATGTGTTTTCCATGCAAGTTCACCCTTGCAATCAGAAGAGCAGGAGTCACGAGAATTCTATTCTAGGTTGGAGCAACACGATGACactattaattttgtttttcccgATGAGCCAAAGAGGGTTGCAAACGATAGTTATCTGCGCAGTTCATCACCAGAGCAGATTGCCCCCACTTCATCTTGTGTTGCATGGGATGAAAAAGCTGAAACGATGCAGCCCCAAGGTCAGTATTATGATGGAGATGAAATTCTGGAGACTTATCCAACAAACTCTGACCTGGCCGCTTTGGATACATGCACTGCCAACCATGGAAACAATCTTCCAATGGATATCCAATTTGACAATGATAACACTCTGAAATCATTTTCTGGTAGGAACGAGCTTGATGAGGTTGAGAGTGAACCAGATACTTTTCTTGATGCGTTAAACAACATTGAATCTGAATCTGAAAATGATATGGATTgccaaacaaaacaagaaaacgaGCAATGTGGCTCCTCCAGTTTTAACGAAGGAAGAATTGCCGTAATGCACAATGCTTCAACTGATAAGTTAGACCTTCATCCTTCTGAACATGAATCTCTTAGTGAACCTGACATCAACTCGAAGGAGCATGGATCTGTTAGTGAACTTGACATCAATCCAAAGGAGTGTCCTTCTGAACATGAATCTTTTAGTTCACCTGACATAACCTTGAAGGAGCATCCTTCTGAACATGGATCTTTTATCGAACCTGACATCATCTCAAAGGAGCGTCCTTTTCAACAGGAATCTCGTAGTGCGCCTGATATCACCTTGAAGGAGCATATTCCATGTGAATCACCCTGCTTGGTCTCTTTACAAAGGCTTGGTTATGAGGAGACACCTCAAATATGTGAGGATTCTTCTGATTTACCCTGTTCTCCAGGATTTAAGTTTTCTGCCGGTACAAATGTCGTTGAAAATTTGAAAGTAGAATCTATTGCCAGTGATCCATCATCCTCTAACTCCAGAATCTCCAGTTTAGAGGAACCACCAGGCGCTAAAATCATAATCAACTCTTTTGAGTTGGGGCAATCTCATGCCAAACCTTTTGGCGTTCCATCACTGAAGCTTTGGACGAATGGTGGCCTGTTAGGTCTTGAGCCATCGAAGCCTCCAGATTTTTCATCATACTCCGCAAGTCTGGATTCTATGATTGGGAATAAAGATGAGACAATTTCTTCTCTGCCAAATGGTTTTCATCAGATGGGGAGACGTGGTATCATGGACAAGGATCCTCAAATCACCAGAAATGTTGCAGATTTTAAATCTTCAAAATCATGTGATATTGATCAAGAGAATGGCATCCCAATGGGGAAGACATCTTTGACATCTCCGGTGGTTGATTCAGATTCAAAAGTAGAAAAATACGGAGGTTCTCAACATAGTGATAGCCATAGTCAATGTGATGCGACTAGGGTTGTTGAACCGATGACAGTTGATCCAGATGTTGTAGCTACATCTACTGAGGCCAGTCAAGAGATCGATGAAAACCCCGCTAGAATGTTAGGACTTGGCCACCGGTTACTCCTGAATGATTTTCATAGAAAGGTTTCACTTGTCCATGATGGAAAACCTGACGTGGTTAGCCACCAGAAAGCTGGTAAATTTGATAAGAGAAGTGGGCACAACAAGGAGGTTTATCAACCGACTCCAGATACAACTTTCAAACAGCAAGCAGGGCGTAAATCTCCAGTAGATTTGCTTACTTCTTCACCACCGCTTGAGCATATGAAAATATCTTATCACCCTGTAGATGGTTTTGAAACTTCCAAACTGAAACTCAAATTTCCAGATACAAGCCGTTGTTCTGAAAGCATAAGAGATATGTTTCCTTCATTTCAGTTGGTCCCAGAGCCTAGCACTGCCGTGTGTGATATTGGTTCCGACTCTGATGATGACACCTTTTGTAGATCATCTCCTTGTTTGTCAGATGGTGGTTGTAGCTACCACTCCCAGTCAGATTATGAACAATGGGAATATGGTGAAACACCTCAAAACAAAGACCACAAGCTCTATGATGCTTTAGGCAGAATTTCATCTGTGGAATCTGTTTCAAGTTCTCTTCAGCTCTGGGAAATAGCTGATAATGGTAACCACTTTGCTATTGAAGAAGTTAAAAACCTGTCTACTAAGAATGGTGCAAAACCTTCTTTTTCTGGTCCTTCACTGGCTATGGCAAGTACCGGTTCTATGAGCCCAATTCTACAGCGAGAAACAATGAACAACCCAGATTTGAATAATCTCCAAGAATCCAAGTGTCCTAGGGAGTCCACTCCACTGCCCCCACCTCTACCTCCCGCGCAGTGGTGGGTCTTGAAGCCAAACTCAGATATGAAAGAAGAAAACTCACATACTCTATCTGAAGCTGATGAACCTGCATTTGATCAGAAACCGTTTGGATCTACCAATTCCCACAAACCAAAGGTAGCCCCAGTCACTGAGAAACAAATTATCGAGGAGGCCATCTCATTTAACTCAAAGAGCTTG CAGGACCAAGGGAAGTTTTGGCAGAAAGGAGCAAATCAGGCAGTGCTTGGAAAAGGgatagatgaaaaagaagatttCTTAGAGCAAATCAGAACAAAA TCATTCAACCTGAGACGCACGGTTCCAGTACAGCCAGCTGCTACATCAGTCCCCACGGCAAATGTCAAAGTCACTGCAATTTTGGAGAAAGCAAATGCAATTCGTCAG GCTGTTGGCAGCGACGACGATACTTGGAGCGATACTTGA
- the LOC119989914 gene encoding protein SCAR1-like isoform X2, whose protein sequence is MPLVRLELKNEYGLGQPELYTEASKEDPKAILDGVAVAGLVGILRQLGDVAEFAADIFHDLQEQVMSTASRSHKLMVRVKHIEAALPPLEKAVLAQTSHIHFAYTAGTEWHPHIRNETNHFVSNDLPRFIMDSYEEGRDLPRLQQLDKFDTSGPGSCLRRYSDPTFFRRVSGESIEANARKVQRDKKARKSKKRRSLPRNRDVSQGASVSSYSDRRQFTSPVNTRASPSQTASTVDMSLKSDIGDHSNSFDSRIGSGHIECVFHASSPLQSEEQESREFYSRLEQHDDTINFVFPDEPKRVANDSYLRSSSPEQIAPTSSCVAWDEKAETMQPQGQYYDGDEILETYPTNSDLAALDTCTANHGNNLPMDIQFDNDNTLKSFSGRNELDEVESEPDTFLDALNNIESESENDMDCQTKQENEQCGSSSFNEGRIAVMHNASTDKLDLHPSEHESLSEPDINSKEHGSVSELDINPKECPSEHESFSSPDITLKEHPSEHGSFIEPDIISKERPFQQESRSAPDITLKEHIPCESPCLVSLQRLGYEETPQICEDSSDLPCSPGFKFSAGTNVVENLKVESIASDPSSSNSRISSLEEPPGAKIIINSFELGQSHAKPFGVPSLKLWTNGGLLGLEPSKPPDFSSYSASLDSMIGNKDETISSLPNGFHQMGRRGIMDKDPQITRNVADFKSSKSCDIDQENGIPMGKTSLTSPVVDSDSKVEKYGGSQHSDSHSQCDATRVVEPMTVDPDVVATSTEASQEIDENPARMLGLGHRLLLNDFHRKVSLVHDGKPDVVSHQKAGKFDKRSGHNKEVYQPTPDTTFKQQAGRKSPVDLLTSSPPLEHMKISYHPVDGFETSKLKLKFPDTSRCSESIRDMFPSFQLVPEPSTAVCDIGSDSDDDTFCRSSPCLSDGGCSYHSQSDYEQWEYGETPQNKDHKLYDALGRISSVESVSSSLQLWEIADNGNHFAIEEVKNLSTKNGAKPSFSGPSLAMASTGSMSPILQRETMNNPDLNNLQESKCPRESTPLPPPLPPAQWWVLKPNSDMKEENSHTLSEADEPAFDQKPFGSTNSHKPKVAPVTEKQIIEEAISFNSKSLQQDQGKFWQKGANQAVLGKGIDEKEDFLEQIRTKSFNLRRTVPVQPAATSVPTANVKVTAILEKANAIRQAVGSDDDTWSDT, encoded by the exons ATGCCGCTGGTGAGGCTAGAGCTGAAGAATGAGTACGGGCTGGGCCAGCCTGAGCTGTATACAGAGGCCAGCAAAGAAGATCCGAAAGCAATCCTCGACGGCGTCGCCGTTGCTGGCCTGGTAGGGATCTTGCGTCAGTTAGGCGATGTTGCGGA ATTTGCAGCAGACATTTTTCATGACTTACAGGAGCAAGTCATGAGCACAGCATCTAGAAGTCATAAATTAATGGTTCGTGTAAAACATATTGAAGCTGCACTTCCACCTCTTGAGAAGGCTGTACTCGCCCAAACAAGCCACATTCATTTTGCATACACTGCTG GTACAGAGTGGCATCCTCACATTCGAAATGAAACAAATCATTTCGTATCCAATGACTTGCCGAGATTTATCATGGATTCCTATGAGGAGGGCCGTGATCTTCCACGACTGCAGCAGCTTGACAA ATTTGATACCAGTGGTCCGGGATCTTGTTTACGAAGATATTCAGATCCAACCTTTTTTAGAAGAGTATCAGGTGAATCTATTGAAGCCAATGCAAGGAAAGTCCAAAGAGATAAGAAAGCTCGTAAAAGCAAG AAGAGAAGATCATTGCCTAGGAATCGAGACGTATCTCAAGGTGCATCAGTATCCAGTTATAGCGACAG GAGGCAGTTTACTTCTCCAGTTAATACACGAGCCTCTCCTTCTCAGACAGCTTCCACAGTTGATATGAGCTTAAAATCTGACATCGGTGATCActcaaattcttttgattcaaGAATTGGATCAGGCCATATTGAATGTGTTTTCCATGCAAGTTCACCCTTGCAATCAGAAGAGCAGGAGTCACGAGAATTCTATTCTAGGTTGGAGCAACACGATGACactattaattttgtttttcccgATGAGCCAAAGAGGGTTGCAAACGATAGTTATCTGCGCAGTTCATCACCAGAGCAGATTGCCCCCACTTCATCTTGTGTTGCATGGGATGAAAAAGCTGAAACGATGCAGCCCCAAGGTCAGTATTATGATGGAGATGAAATTCTGGAGACTTATCCAACAAACTCTGACCTGGCCGCTTTGGATACATGCACTGCCAACCATGGAAACAATCTTCCAATGGATATCCAATTTGACAATGATAACACTCTGAAATCATTTTCTGGTAGGAACGAGCTTGATGAGGTTGAGAGTGAACCAGATACTTTTCTTGATGCGTTAAACAACATTGAATCTGAATCTGAAAATGATATGGATTgccaaacaaaacaagaaaacgaGCAATGTGGCTCCTCCAGTTTTAACGAAGGAAGAATTGCCGTAATGCACAATGCTTCAACTGATAAGTTAGACCTTCATCCTTCTGAACATGAATCTCTTAGTGAACCTGACATCAACTCGAAGGAGCATGGATCTGTTAGTGAACTTGACATCAATCCAAAGGAGTGTCCTTCTGAACATGAATCTTTTAGTTCACCTGACATAACCTTGAAGGAGCATCCTTCTGAACATGGATCTTTTATCGAACCTGACATCATCTCAAAGGAGCGTCCTTTTCAACAGGAATCTCGTAGTGCGCCTGATATCACCTTGAAGGAGCATATTCCATGTGAATCACCCTGCTTGGTCTCTTTACAAAGGCTTGGTTATGAGGAGACACCTCAAATATGTGAGGATTCTTCTGATTTACCCTGTTCTCCAGGATTTAAGTTTTCTGCCGGTACAAATGTCGTTGAAAATTTGAAAGTAGAATCTATTGCCAGTGATCCATCATCCTCTAACTCCAGAATCTCCAGTTTAGAGGAACCACCAGGCGCTAAAATCATAATCAACTCTTTTGAGTTGGGGCAATCTCATGCCAAACCTTTTGGCGTTCCATCACTGAAGCTTTGGACGAATGGTGGCCTGTTAGGTCTTGAGCCATCGAAGCCTCCAGATTTTTCATCATACTCCGCAAGTCTGGATTCTATGATTGGGAATAAAGATGAGACAATTTCTTCTCTGCCAAATGGTTTTCATCAGATGGGGAGACGTGGTATCATGGACAAGGATCCTCAAATCACCAGAAATGTTGCAGATTTTAAATCTTCAAAATCATGTGATATTGATCAAGAGAATGGCATCCCAATGGGGAAGACATCTTTGACATCTCCGGTGGTTGATTCAGATTCAAAAGTAGAAAAATACGGAGGTTCTCAACATAGTGATAGCCATAGTCAATGTGATGCGACTAGGGTTGTTGAACCGATGACAGTTGATCCAGATGTTGTAGCTACATCTACTGAGGCCAGTCAAGAGATCGATGAAAACCCCGCTAGAATGTTAGGACTTGGCCACCGGTTACTCCTGAATGATTTTCATAGAAAGGTTTCACTTGTCCATGATGGAAAACCTGACGTGGTTAGCCACCAGAAAGCTGGTAAATTTGATAAGAGAAGTGGGCACAACAAGGAGGTTTATCAACCGACTCCAGATACAACTTTCAAACAGCAAGCAGGGCGTAAATCTCCAGTAGATTTGCTTACTTCTTCACCACCGCTTGAGCATATGAAAATATCTTATCACCCTGTAGATGGTTTTGAAACTTCCAAACTGAAACTCAAATTTCCAGATACAAGCCGTTGTTCTGAAAGCATAAGAGATATGTTTCCTTCATTTCAGTTGGTCCCAGAGCCTAGCACTGCCGTGTGTGATATTGGTTCCGACTCTGATGATGACACCTTTTGTAGATCATCTCCTTGTTTGTCAGATGGTGGTTGTAGCTACCACTCCCAGTCAGATTATGAACAATGGGAATATGGTGAAACACCTCAAAACAAAGACCACAAGCTCTATGATGCTTTAGGCAGAATTTCATCTGTGGAATCTGTTTCAAGTTCTCTTCAGCTCTGGGAAATAGCTGATAATGGTAACCACTTTGCTATTGAAGAAGTTAAAAACCTGTCTACTAAGAATGGTGCAAAACCTTCTTTTTCTGGTCCTTCACTGGCTATGGCAAGTACCGGTTCTATGAGCCCAATTCTACAGCGAGAAACAATGAACAACCCAGATTTGAATAATCTCCAAGAATCCAAGTGTCCTAGGGAGTCCACTCCACTGCCCCCACCTCTACCTCCCGCGCAGTGGTGGGTCTTGAAGCCAAACTCAGATATGAAAGAAGAAAACTCACATACTCTATCTGAAGCTGATGAACCTGCATTTGATCAGAAACCGTTTGGATCTACCAATTCCCACAAACCAAAGGTAGCCCCAGTCACTGAGAAACAAATTATCGAGGAGGCCATCTCATTTAACTCAAAGAGCTTG CAGCAGGACCAAGGGAAGTTTTGGCAGAAAGGAGCAAATCAGGCAGTGCTTGGAAAAGGgatagatgaaaaagaagatttCTTAGAGCAAATCAGAACAAAA TCATTCAACCTGAGACGCACGGTTCCAGTACAGCCAGCTGCTACATCAGTCCCCACGGCAAATGTCAAAGTCACTGCAATTTTGGAGAAAGCAAATGCAATTCGTCAG GCTGTTGGCAGCGACGACGATACTTGGAGCGATACTTGA
- the LOC119989914 gene encoding protein SCAR1-like isoform X1 has product MPLVRLELKNEYGLGQPELYTEASKEDPKAILDGVAVAGLVGILRQLGDVAEFAADIFHDLQEQVMSTASRSHKLMVRVKHIEAALPPLEKAVLAQTSHIHFAYTAGTEWHPHIRNETNHFVSNDLPRFIMDSYEEGRDLPRLQQLDKFDTSGPGSCLRRYSDPTFFRRVSGESIEANARKVQRDKKARKSKKRRSLPRNRDVSQGASVSSYSDSRRQFTSPVNTRASPSQTASTVDMSLKSDIGDHSNSFDSRIGSGHIECVFHASSPLQSEEQESREFYSRLEQHDDTINFVFPDEPKRVANDSYLRSSSPEQIAPTSSCVAWDEKAETMQPQGQYYDGDEILETYPTNSDLAALDTCTANHGNNLPMDIQFDNDNTLKSFSGRNELDEVESEPDTFLDALNNIESESENDMDCQTKQENEQCGSSSFNEGRIAVMHNASTDKLDLHPSEHESLSEPDINSKEHGSVSELDINPKECPSEHESFSSPDITLKEHPSEHGSFIEPDIISKERPFQQESRSAPDITLKEHIPCESPCLVSLQRLGYEETPQICEDSSDLPCSPGFKFSAGTNVVENLKVESIASDPSSSNSRISSLEEPPGAKIIINSFELGQSHAKPFGVPSLKLWTNGGLLGLEPSKPPDFSSYSASLDSMIGNKDETISSLPNGFHQMGRRGIMDKDPQITRNVADFKSSKSCDIDQENGIPMGKTSLTSPVVDSDSKVEKYGGSQHSDSHSQCDATRVVEPMTVDPDVVATSTEASQEIDENPARMLGLGHRLLLNDFHRKVSLVHDGKPDVVSHQKAGKFDKRSGHNKEVYQPTPDTTFKQQAGRKSPVDLLTSSPPLEHMKISYHPVDGFETSKLKLKFPDTSRCSESIRDMFPSFQLVPEPSTAVCDIGSDSDDDTFCRSSPCLSDGGCSYHSQSDYEQWEYGETPQNKDHKLYDALGRISSVESVSSSLQLWEIADNGNHFAIEEVKNLSTKNGAKPSFSGPSLAMASTGSMSPILQRETMNNPDLNNLQESKCPRESTPLPPPLPPAQWWVLKPNSDMKEENSHTLSEADEPAFDQKPFGSTNSHKPKVAPVTEKQIIEEAISFNSKSLQQDQGKFWQKGANQAVLGKGIDEKEDFLEQIRTKSFNLRRTVPVQPAATSVPTANVKVTAILEKANAIRQAVGSDDDTWSDT; this is encoded by the exons ATGCCGCTGGTGAGGCTAGAGCTGAAGAATGAGTACGGGCTGGGCCAGCCTGAGCTGTATACAGAGGCCAGCAAAGAAGATCCGAAAGCAATCCTCGACGGCGTCGCCGTTGCTGGCCTGGTAGGGATCTTGCGTCAGTTAGGCGATGTTGCGGA ATTTGCAGCAGACATTTTTCATGACTTACAGGAGCAAGTCATGAGCACAGCATCTAGAAGTCATAAATTAATGGTTCGTGTAAAACATATTGAAGCTGCACTTCCACCTCTTGAGAAGGCTGTACTCGCCCAAACAAGCCACATTCATTTTGCATACACTGCTG GTACAGAGTGGCATCCTCACATTCGAAATGAAACAAATCATTTCGTATCCAATGACTTGCCGAGATTTATCATGGATTCCTATGAGGAGGGCCGTGATCTTCCACGACTGCAGCAGCTTGACAA ATTTGATACCAGTGGTCCGGGATCTTGTTTACGAAGATATTCAGATCCAACCTTTTTTAGAAGAGTATCAGGTGAATCTATTGAAGCCAATGCAAGGAAAGTCCAAAGAGATAAGAAAGCTCGTAAAAGCAAG AAGAGAAGATCATTGCCTAGGAATCGAGACGTATCTCAAGGTGCATCAGTATCCAGTTATAGCGACAG CAGGAGGCAGTTTACTTCTCCAGTTAATACACGAGCCTCTCCTTCTCAGACAGCTTCCACAGTTGATATGAGCTTAAAATCTGACATCGGTGATCActcaaattcttttgattcaaGAATTGGATCAGGCCATATTGAATGTGTTTTCCATGCAAGTTCACCCTTGCAATCAGAAGAGCAGGAGTCACGAGAATTCTATTCTAGGTTGGAGCAACACGATGACactattaattttgtttttcccgATGAGCCAAAGAGGGTTGCAAACGATAGTTATCTGCGCAGTTCATCACCAGAGCAGATTGCCCCCACTTCATCTTGTGTTGCATGGGATGAAAAAGCTGAAACGATGCAGCCCCAAGGTCAGTATTATGATGGAGATGAAATTCTGGAGACTTATCCAACAAACTCTGACCTGGCCGCTTTGGATACATGCACTGCCAACCATGGAAACAATCTTCCAATGGATATCCAATTTGACAATGATAACACTCTGAAATCATTTTCTGGTAGGAACGAGCTTGATGAGGTTGAGAGTGAACCAGATACTTTTCTTGATGCGTTAAACAACATTGAATCTGAATCTGAAAATGATATGGATTgccaaacaaaacaagaaaacgaGCAATGTGGCTCCTCCAGTTTTAACGAAGGAAGAATTGCCGTAATGCACAATGCTTCAACTGATAAGTTAGACCTTCATCCTTCTGAACATGAATCTCTTAGTGAACCTGACATCAACTCGAAGGAGCATGGATCTGTTAGTGAACTTGACATCAATCCAAAGGAGTGTCCTTCTGAACATGAATCTTTTAGTTCACCTGACATAACCTTGAAGGAGCATCCTTCTGAACATGGATCTTTTATCGAACCTGACATCATCTCAAAGGAGCGTCCTTTTCAACAGGAATCTCGTAGTGCGCCTGATATCACCTTGAAGGAGCATATTCCATGTGAATCACCCTGCTTGGTCTCTTTACAAAGGCTTGGTTATGAGGAGACACCTCAAATATGTGAGGATTCTTCTGATTTACCCTGTTCTCCAGGATTTAAGTTTTCTGCCGGTACAAATGTCGTTGAAAATTTGAAAGTAGAATCTATTGCCAGTGATCCATCATCCTCTAACTCCAGAATCTCCAGTTTAGAGGAACCACCAGGCGCTAAAATCATAATCAACTCTTTTGAGTTGGGGCAATCTCATGCCAAACCTTTTGGCGTTCCATCACTGAAGCTTTGGACGAATGGTGGCCTGTTAGGTCTTGAGCCATCGAAGCCTCCAGATTTTTCATCATACTCCGCAAGTCTGGATTCTATGATTGGGAATAAAGATGAGACAATTTCTTCTCTGCCAAATGGTTTTCATCAGATGGGGAGACGTGGTATCATGGACAAGGATCCTCAAATCACCAGAAATGTTGCAGATTTTAAATCTTCAAAATCATGTGATATTGATCAAGAGAATGGCATCCCAATGGGGAAGACATCTTTGACATCTCCGGTGGTTGATTCAGATTCAAAAGTAGAAAAATACGGAGGTTCTCAACATAGTGATAGCCATAGTCAATGTGATGCGACTAGGGTTGTTGAACCGATGACAGTTGATCCAGATGTTGTAGCTACATCTACTGAGGCCAGTCAAGAGATCGATGAAAACCCCGCTAGAATGTTAGGACTTGGCCACCGGTTACTCCTGAATGATTTTCATAGAAAGGTTTCACTTGTCCATGATGGAAAACCTGACGTGGTTAGCCACCAGAAAGCTGGTAAATTTGATAAGAGAAGTGGGCACAACAAGGAGGTTTATCAACCGACTCCAGATACAACTTTCAAACAGCAAGCAGGGCGTAAATCTCCAGTAGATTTGCTTACTTCTTCACCACCGCTTGAGCATATGAAAATATCTTATCACCCTGTAGATGGTTTTGAAACTTCCAAACTGAAACTCAAATTTCCAGATACAAGCCGTTGTTCTGAAAGCATAAGAGATATGTTTCCTTCATTTCAGTTGGTCCCAGAGCCTAGCACTGCCGTGTGTGATATTGGTTCCGACTCTGATGATGACACCTTTTGTAGATCATCTCCTTGTTTGTCAGATGGTGGTTGTAGCTACCACTCCCAGTCAGATTATGAACAATGGGAATATGGTGAAACACCTCAAAACAAAGACCACAAGCTCTATGATGCTTTAGGCAGAATTTCATCTGTGGAATCTGTTTCAAGTTCTCTTCAGCTCTGGGAAATAGCTGATAATGGTAACCACTTTGCTATTGAAGAAGTTAAAAACCTGTCTACTAAGAATGGTGCAAAACCTTCTTTTTCTGGTCCTTCACTGGCTATGGCAAGTACCGGTTCTATGAGCCCAATTCTACAGCGAGAAACAATGAACAACCCAGATTTGAATAATCTCCAAGAATCCAAGTGTCCTAGGGAGTCCACTCCACTGCCCCCACCTCTACCTCCCGCGCAGTGGTGGGTCTTGAAGCCAAACTCAGATATGAAAGAAGAAAACTCACATACTCTATCTGAAGCTGATGAACCTGCATTTGATCAGAAACCGTTTGGATCTACCAATTCCCACAAACCAAAGGTAGCCCCAGTCACTGAGAAACAAATTATCGAGGAGGCCATCTCATTTAACTCAAAGAGCTTG CAGCAGGACCAAGGGAAGTTTTGGCAGAAAGGAGCAAATCAGGCAGTGCTTGGAAAAGGgatagatgaaaaagaagatttCTTAGAGCAAATCAGAACAAAA TCATTCAACCTGAGACGCACGGTTCCAGTACAGCCAGCTGCTACATCAGTCCCCACGGCAAATGTCAAAGTCACTGCAATTTTGGAGAAAGCAAATGCAATTCGTCAG GCTGTTGGCAGCGACGACGATACTTGGAGCGATACTTGA